TGGGTTCTGCGAGCACGATCAAATGGACCGGGCCCTCTGTTATGCTTGCTTATGCAATCGCAGGTATTTTTATATTTTTCATCATGCGTTCCATGGGTGAGATGCTATATTTAGAACCGACTACAGGTTCTTTTGCAACCTTTGCGAGCAGCTATATACATCCCTTGGCAGGTTATATGACTGCTTGGAGCAATTGGTTTCAATGGGTAATCGTCGGAATGTCCGAAATCATCGCGGTTGGGTTGTATATGCAATATTGGTTCCCGGAGTTACCTGCTTGGATACCAGGTGTGGTCGCCATGATCATCTTGGGGGCGGCAAACCTTATTTCGGTTAAATCCTTCGGGGAATTTGAATTTTGGTTTGCGCTTATAAAAATCATAACGATTATATTGATGATCATTGCCGGCCTTGGCCTTATCTTCTTTGGAATAGGGAATGGCGGGGATGCTATTGGATTATCGAATCTTTGGGCAAATGGCGGCTTCTTTACGGGAGGCTGGACAGGATTCTTCTTCGCGCTTTCCCTAGTAGTGGCTTCCTATCAAGGCGTTGAGCTTATCGGAATCACAGCAGGAGAAGCGAAGAATCCAACCAAGACCGTAACAAAAGCGATCCAATCAATCATATGGCGCATTTTAATTTTCTACATTGGTGCCATATTCGTCATCGTGACAGTATTCCCTTGGGATCAACTGGATGACTTAGGCAGTCCATTTGTTTCAACCTTTGCCAAAATAGGTATCACTGCAGCGGCAGGCATCATTAATTTTGTCGTAATCACTGCAGCAATGTCTGGATGCAACAGTGGGATTTTCAGTGCAGGACGTATGCTTTACACACTGGCATTGAATGGCCAAGCTCCGAAAGCCTTTGCTAAAGTATCTAAAAATGGAGTGCCGGCATATTGC
The DNA window shown above is from Peribacillus sp. FSL P2-0133 and carries:
- a CDS encoding amino acid permease — encoded protein: MSNKELKRGLESRHIQMIALGGTIGVGLFMGSASTIKWTGPSVMLAYAIAGIFIFFIMRSMGEMLYLEPTTGSFATFASSYIHPLAGYMTAWSNWFQWVIVGMSEIIAVGLYMQYWFPELPAWIPGVVAMIILGAANLISVKSFGEFEFWFALIKIITIILMIIAGLGLIFFGIGNGGDAIGLSNLWANGGFFTGGWTGFFFALSLVVASYQGVELIGITAGEAKNPTKTVTKAIQSIIWRILIFYIGAIFVIVTVFPWDQLDDLGSPFVSTFAKIGITAAAGIINFVVITAAMSGCNSGIFSAGRMLYTLALNGQAPKAFAKVSKNGVPAYCTIAVLLGLGIGVILNYLAPPQLFLYVYSASVLPGMIPWFVLLISELKFRKVNAAVMEKHPFKMPLAPYSNYATIAFLLMVLVGMWINPSTRISLVVGIVFLALVAASYYMLKMDKRTPLDVKSDDEIS